The following proteins come from a genomic window of Nostoc sp. ATCC 53789:
- a CDS encoding PEP-CTERM sorting domain-containing protein has translation MLQKISLALLGTTAVIVSANPASAVTLQVNTGPFSSYADAKTVTFDDGTANDPNGFVTYSNITSNIVQGSVSGQYASPYGDNTKFLTIAPKNTNVAGNSGFVNINFKEAVNYFGFYAGSLDDYNFVDIYKGNQLVKTFSGADVPTAIANGSWTSTQANMFINLVADTGETFDRVMMRSNGVAFETDNHAYRLAKSVPESNAMLGVLAIGACGMTSLFKRSQRKVTM, from the coding sequence ATGCTGCAAAAAATCTCCTTGGCTTTACTCGGAACAACTGCTGTGATCGTCAGTGCAAATCCAGCTAGTGCCGTAACTCTGCAAGTCAATACTGGCCCGTTCTCTAGCTATGCTGATGCTAAAACTGTCACCTTTGACGATGGCACCGCAAATGATCCTAATGGATTTGTTACTTACTCTAATATTACTAGTAACATTGTTCAAGGTAGCGTATCTGGTCAATACGCCTCACCTTATGGGGATAACACCAAATTTCTAACAATTGCTCCAAAAAATACTAATGTTGCAGGCAACAGTGGTTTTGTCAATATTAACTTCAAAGAAGCTGTTAATTACTTCGGTTTTTATGCAGGTTCATTGGATGATTACAACTTTGTTGACATTTACAAAGGTAATCAGTTGGTAAAGACTTTTAGTGGTGCAGATGTGCCAACTGCTATAGCTAATGGTAGTTGGACTAGCACTCAAGCTAATATGTTTATCAATCTTGTAGCTGACACAGGAGAAACATTTGATCGAGTTATGATGCGCTCAAATGGTGTTGCTTTTGAAACAGATAACCATGCCTATAGACTAGCCAAGAGCGTTCCCGAATCTAATGCGATGTTAGGTGTGTTAGCAATTGGTGCTTGTGGTATGACTTCACTCTTCAAACGCTCACAACGTAAAGTGACAATGTAA
- the hemE gene encoding uroporphyrinogen decarboxylase yields MGVPSTTPHLLRAARGEVVDRPPVWMMRQAGRYMKAYRDLREKYPSFRDRSEIPDVAIEVSLQPWKAFQPDGVILFSDIVTPLPGLGIDMDIAEGKGPIIHSPLRTQEQIDRLHPLEPEAALPFIKTILQALRSEVGDKSTVLGFVGAPWTLAAYAVEGKGSKTYSIIKNMAFSDPTILHQLLTKLADAIAIYARYQIDSGAQVVQMFDSWAGQLSPQDYDTFALPYQQRVFQQIKQTHPDTPLILLVSGSAGVLERMAQSGADIVSVDWAVDMADARARLGKQVKVQGNLDPGVLFGSKQFIRDRILDTVRKAGNWGHILNLGHGVLPETPEENVAFFFETAKELNLAGVKN; encoded by the coding sequence ATGGGTGTTCCTTCAACAACTCCTCATCTCTTACGGGCTGCTCGCGGTGAAGTAGTAGATCGTCCCCCTGTATGGATGATGCGACAAGCGGGACGATATATGAAAGCATATCGAGACTTAAGAGAGAAGTATCCTTCGTTTCGCGATCGCTCGGAAATACCAGATGTAGCAATTGAAGTTTCCTTGCAACCGTGGAAAGCCTTCCAACCAGATGGAGTAATTTTATTTTCTGATATTGTCACCCCATTACCTGGTTTGGGCATTGACATGGATATTGCGGAAGGTAAAGGGCCAATCATTCACTCCCCCCTCCGCACTCAAGAACAAATTGATCGTCTGCATCCCTTAGAACCAGAAGCAGCTCTACCATTTATCAAGACAATTTTACAAGCGTTGCGTTCTGAAGTAGGCGATAAATCAACGGTGTTAGGCTTTGTGGGTGCGCCGTGGACCTTAGCAGCTTATGCAGTTGAGGGAAAAGGTTCTAAAACCTACTCCATCATCAAAAACATGGCATTCTCAGATCCGACGATACTGCATCAACTGTTAACTAAATTAGCAGATGCGATCGCCATCTATGCCCGCTACCAAATTGACTCTGGCGCTCAAGTTGTGCAAATGTTCGATTCTTGGGCGGGTCAATTGAGTCCTCAAGATTATGACACCTTTGCTCTCCCCTATCAGCAGCGAGTTTTCCAGCAGATTAAGCAAACCCACCCCGATACACCATTGATTTTGCTAGTTAGTGGTAGTGCGGGTGTGTTGGAAAGAATGGCACAATCTGGCGCTGATATTGTCAGTGTAGACTGGGCAGTGGATATGGCAGACGCACGGGCAAGATTGGGTAAGCAAGTCAAAGTTCAAGGAAATCTTGACCCAGGCGTGCTATTCGGCTCTAAACAGTTTATCCGCGATCGCATTCTCGATACCGTTCGCAAAGCTGGTAATTGGGGTCATATTCTCAATCTCGGTCACGGTGTCCTTCCAGAAACTCCCGAAGAAAATGTCGCTTTCTTCTTTGAAACCGCAAAGGAATTGAATCTTGCAGGAGTTAAGAATTAG
- a CDS encoding NAD(P)-dependent oxidoreductase: MSQKRILVTGASGCVGHYLTEALIKETDHELYLLVRNPSKLQVDTKARSGINVLQGDMQNIRQFADLLSTIDTAVLTATAWGGDETFDINVVKTIELLELLDPERCQQVIYFSTASVLDRYNQPLKEAGEIGTDYIRSKYECLQKKEKLAIAPKITTVFPTIVLGGNANKPYSAVTSGITEVTKYINVIRFLEADGSFHFIHAQDIATVVRYLIDHPAKNDQPRRLVLGQAPSTANQAVEQVCAYLGKKIYFRIPISIALANLIIVLFRIQMAAWDRFCMNYRHFTYEKFINPNSFGLPNYCATMSDVLKISGVERAD; the protein is encoded by the coding sequence ATGAGCCAGAAACGGATTTTAGTGACTGGTGCAAGTGGTTGTGTAGGTCATTATTTAACAGAAGCCTTAATTAAAGAAACAGATCACGAACTGTATCTGCTAGTTAGGAATCCAAGCAAACTGCAAGTTGATACTAAAGCCCGTTCAGGTATCAACGTTTTACAAGGTGATATGCAAAATATTCGCCAGTTTGCCGATTTACTATCCACAATTGATACGGCGGTACTCACCGCCACAGCTTGGGGTGGTGATGAAACATTTGATATTAATGTCGTCAAGACTATAGAATTGCTCGAATTACTAGATCCAGAACGTTGCCAGCAGGTGATTTATTTTTCGACAGCTAGCGTTTTGGATCGCTACAATCAACCATTAAAAGAAGCCGGGGAAATTGGGACAGATTACATCCGTTCCAAATATGAGTGCTTACAGAAAAAAGAAAAATTAGCGATCGCACCCAAAATTACCACAGTTTTTCCGACTATAGTATTGGGCGGTAATGCGAATAAACCCTATTCTGCTGTCACATCTGGTATTACAGAAGTGACGAAATATATTAATGTGATTCGTTTTTTGGAAGCAGATGGCAGTTTTCACTTTATCCACGCACAAGATATTGCCACTGTAGTGCGATATTTAATCGATCATCCTGCCAAAAACGATCAACCACGTCGGCTTGTTTTGGGTCAAGCACCGTCAACTGCTAATCAAGCAGTAGAACAAGTTTGTGCTTATCTGGGGAAAAAGATTTACTTTCGCATTCCCATCTCTATAGCATTGGCTAATTTGATTATTGTTCTGTTTCGTATTCAAATGGCTGCTTGGGATAGATTTTGCATGAACTATCGGCATTTCACTTATGAAAAATTCATAAATCCCAATAGTTTTGGCTTGCCAAATTATTGTGCAACCATGAGTGATGTTTTAAAAATTAGTGGCGTTGAACGTGCTGATTGA
- a CDS encoding B12-binding domain-containing radical SAM protein: MRILLVYPIFPKTFWSYEKILELVDRKVLLPPLGLVTVAAILPQEWEFKLVDRNIRAATEEEWAWADIVILSAMIVQKQDLLEQIQEAKKRGKLVAVGGPYPTSVPHEVENVGADFLILDEGEITLPMFIEAVQRGDTSGTFRATEKPDVTSTPIPRFDLLELNAYDMMSVQFSRGCPFQCEFCDIIVLYGRKPRTKTPAQLLAELDCLYELGWRRGVFMVDDNFIGNKRNVKLLLKELKVWMAEHKYPFRFDTEASIDLAQDAEMLELMVESGFSAVFLGIETPDEDSLQMTKKFQNTRSSLTEAVETIIKAGLRPMAGFIIGFDGEKAGAGDRIVRFAEQAAIPSTTFAMLQALPNTALWHRLKKEGRLRENQDGNINQTTLMNFLPTRPLEELAREYVEAFCTLYDPVNYLDRTYRCFLMMGLPSWKAPAKMPEWIVVKALLIVIWRQGIKRETRWKFWHHLFSILKRNPGVIEHYISACAHNEHFLEYRQIVRDQIESQLAEYLAQGAETPYVLVKEKAEEKAEAVVS; this comes from the coding sequence ATGCGAATCTTGTTAGTGTATCCAATATTTCCTAAAACTTTTTGGTCTTATGAAAAAATCTTAGAGTTAGTCGATCGCAAAGTTTTATTACCACCTCTGGGTTTAGTCACAGTAGCGGCGATTCTGCCCCAAGAATGGGAATTCAAGCTGGTAGATCGCAACATCCGCGCAGCAACAGAAGAAGAGTGGGCATGGGCAGATATAGTAATTCTGTCTGCGATGATTGTCCAGAAGCAAGATTTACTTGAACAAATCCAGGAAGCTAAAAAACGTGGCAAGTTAGTTGCAGTTGGCGGCCCCTACCCCACCTCTGTACCTCACGAAGTTGAAAATGTTGGCGCAGATTTTCTGATTCTGGATGAAGGGGAAATCACTCTCCCCATGTTTATTGAGGCAGTTCAACGCGGAGATACATCTGGCACTTTCCGCGCCACAGAAAAACCTGATGTCACAAGCACGCCAATACCCCGCTTTGATTTATTGGAATTGAATGCTTATGACATGATGTCGGTGCAGTTTTCGCGCGGGTGTCCCTTCCAGTGCGAATTTTGTGACATTATTGTTCTCTACGGACGCAAACCACGCACCAAAACCCCAGCCCAACTGTTAGCAGAGTTAGATTGCCTCTATGAATTGGGTTGGCGGCGGGGTGTGTTCATGGTGGATGACAACTTTATTGGCAACAAACGAAATGTAAAATTGTTGCTGAAAGAGTTAAAAGTCTGGATGGCAGAACACAAATATCCCTTCCGATTTGACACGGAAGCTTCAATTGACTTAGCCCAAGACGCTGAAATGTTGGAGTTGATGGTTGAGTCTGGTTTCTCGGCGGTGTTTTTGGGAATCGAAACGCCGGATGAGGATAGTTTGCAAATGACTAAGAAGTTTCAAAATACTCGCAGTTCTCTAACTGAGGCAGTGGAAACCATCATCAAAGCGGGATTGCGCCCAATGGCTGGGTTTATTATCGGCTTTGATGGCGAAAAAGCAGGCGCAGGCGATCGCATTGTCCGCTTTGCTGAACAAGCAGCTATTCCCTCTACTACCTTTGCAATGTTGCAAGCGTTACCTAACACCGCGCTTTGGCATCGTCTGAAAAAAGAAGGACGACTGCGGGAAAATCAAGATGGCAACATCAACCAAACAACGTTGATGAACTTCTTGCCCACCCGTCCGTTAGAAGAACTTGCTAGAGAATATGTTGAAGCATTTTGTACTTTATACGATCCAGTAAATTACTTGGATCGTACCTATCGTTGTTTCTTAATGATGGGTTTACCGAGTTGGAAAGCGCCAGCAAAAATGCCAGAGTGGATAGTTGTCAAAGCGTTGCTGATTGTAATTTGGCGACAAGGAATCAAACGGGAAACCCGTTGGAAGTTCTGGCACCATTTGTTTAGCATTCTCAAGCGTAACCCTGGAGTGATTGAGCATTACATCTCTGCTTGCGCCCACAACGAGCATTTTCTAGAGTATCGGCAAATTGTGCGCGATCAAATTGAAAGTCAGCTAGCTGAATATCTCGCACAAGGTGCAGAAACGCCTTATGTGCTAGTGAAGGAAAAAGCAGAGGAAAAAGCTGAAGCGGTAGTTAGTTAA